Below is a genomic region from Ketogulonicigenium vulgare WSH-001.
ATGTGGGATTTTGCTTGATAGCCCAAGCCAGCGCATGTTCGCGCCCGCCCGATCCCAGAATAAGAATCTTCACGTCAGCCCCCTTTGCCTTACTGCTTTGGGGTCTTAAAGTCGGCGCGACATGCAGGCAAGACGACAAAGGCGCGCTATGGAACTGTTCGAGGACGAGAAGCCCAAAGACAATGCACCCGAATTCAGCGTGTCCGAGCTGTCGGGCGCGGTGAAGCGCATGGTCGAGGGCGAATTCGCCCATGTCCGCGTGCGGGGCGAGCTGGGGCGCATTTCGCGTCCGTCGTCCGGTCACATCTATCTGGATCTGAAGGATGACCGCTCGGTTCTGGCGGCGGTGGTGTGGAAAGGGCAGGCCGCGCGCCTGTCTGCGCGCCCCGAGGAGGGGCTGGAGGTCATCGCGACCGGCCGTCTGACCACCTTCCCCGGCCAGTCGAAATACCAGATGATCATCGAGGATATCGCCCCCGCAGGCGCCGGTGCCCTGATGGCGCGGCTGGAAAAGCTAAAGGCGCAGCTGGGCGAAGAGGGCCTGTTTGATCCCGCCCGCAAAAAGCCGATCCCGTTTCTGCCCGAGGTGATCGGGGTGATCACCTCGCCCTCGGGGGCTGTGATCCGTGATATTTTACACCGCTTGCGCGACCGATTCCCCCGCAAGGTCATCGTCTGGCCGGTCGCCGTGCAGGGGCAGGCGGCGGCGGGCGAGGTCGCCCGCGCGATCGCCGGGTTCAACGCGCTGACACCGGGCGGTGCGATGCCGCGTCCCGATCTGCTGATCGTGGCGCGCGGTGGCGGCTCGGTCGAGGATCTATGGGCCTTTAACGAAGAGGTCGTCGTGCGCGCGGCTGCTGCCTCGGACATTCCGCTGATCTCGGCGGTGGGACACGAGACGGATACCACGCTGATCGATTATGCCGCCGACCGCCGCGCGCCGACGCCCACCGCTGCGGCGGAAATGGCGGTGCCGGTGCGAATGGATCTGTTCGCGCAGATGCAAAGCCTAGAGGCGCGTCAATCGCGTGCGATGCAGCAGGTGCTGACACGGCGCGGCCAGCGTCTGTCCGATCTGTCGCGGGCCTTGCCGCGCGCCGATGCGCTGCTGGCGGGGCAGGCGCAGCGGCTGGATTTCGCGGCGCAGCGGCTGGATGCGGCGCTGCAGACCGGCATTGATGCGCGCGCCCTGCGCCTTGCCCGCAACGCGCTGACCCCCAGTGTCCTGCGCACGCGGATCAACAATGATCTGCGCACCATCGACGTGCTGGCCACCCGCGCCAGCGCCGCGACCGAACGGTTGATGCGGCAAAAAGAACAGGCGGTCGAAAACATCGACCGCCTGCGCGAAACTTTAGGCTATGCGGCGACGCTGAAGCGCGGCTTTGCGGTGGTGCGCGCCGATGGCCATGTCGCAACCAGCACCGCCGCGCTGGAAGCGGCCACTTCGGTCGAGGTTGAACTGACCGACGGCCGCGTGCGCATTCGCTAGTTACTTGCCCGCGCCGCCCACGGTCAGCCCGCCGATCAGCAGGCTGGGCTGGCCGACACCCACCGGCACCCATTGGCCGGCCTTGCCGCAATTGCCGATACCGGGGTCCAGTTGCAGATCATTGCCGATGCCGCGAATATGCTGCAAGGCGGTCGCGCCATCGCCGATCAGCGTTGCGCCCTTGACCGGCTCGCCCACCACGCCGTTGCGGACGCGGTAAGCCTCGGTGCAGGAAAACACGAATTTGCCGCTGGTGATATCGACCTGACCGCCGCCAAAGCCGACGGCATAGATGCCGTCCTTCAATTCCGCCACCAGACTTTCGGGCGCGGCATTTCCGGCCAGCATATAGGTGTTGGTCATGCGCGGCATCGGCGTATGGGCAAAGCTTTCGCGCCGCCCGTTGCCGGTGGGTTTTACGCCCATCAGCCGTGCATTCTGGCGATCCTGCATGTAACCCACCAAAATTCCATCCTCGATCAACACGTTACGCGCGGATGGGGTGCCCTCGTCATCGAAATTGAGTGAGCCGCGACGATCCGGCATGGTGCCATCATCCAGCACAGTCACGCCCGGCGCGGCAATGCGCTGCCCCATCAGACCGGCAAAAGCGGACGAGCCCTTGCGGTTAAAGTCGCCCTCGAGCCCGTGGCCGATGGCCTCATGCAGCAAAATGCCCGGCCAACCCGGCCCCAGCACCACATCCATCACACCCGCAGGGGCGGGGACGGCATCAAGGTTCACGGTCGCGATTCGCAGCGCTTCGCGCGCAGCGGTTTGCCAGTGTTTGGGGTCCATCAGGCCTTCCAGCCCGAACCGGCCGCCCGCACCCGTGCCGCCGGTTTCGCGGCGGCCGTCACGTTCAACCGTGACCGAGATGTTCAGCCGCGAGAGGGGACGGAAGTCGGTATATTCGCCGCCCTCGGGGCGCAGAATCACCACCTGCTGCAGCCCCGCCGAGACGCTGGCCGACACCTGCACCACACGGGGGTCAAGCCCGCGGGCATAGGCGTCAATCGCGCGCAGCAGTTCGACCTTTGCCGGGAATGTCGCCGATTCCAGCGGGTCTATATCGGTATAAAGACGTTGGTTCGTATGGGCGGGCGCATCGGCCAGCGTGCCGCCCCCTGCGCCCACCGCAAGGCGCGCGGTCGATACGGCGCGCTTGACCGCAGCCTCGGAAATCTCGGTCGAATGGCTATAGCCGGTCGTCTCGCCATTCACCGCGCGCAGGCCAAAGCCTTCGCTGGCGTCATAACTTGCGGTTTTCAGCGTGCCGTCATCAATGGCCATGGCCTCGGAATGGCGGCGCTCCATGAACAGCTCTCCGTCATCGGCGCCCGCAACGGCCGCCCGCAGCTGCGCAAGCGCCACATCGCGGTCGAGCGATTCATCAAAAGGGCGGAAAGTTGTATCGGTCATCGTCAGAGCCTTGTCCTGCAGATCGCTGTTAAGACCAGATAAAGCCTTGTGCGTCGGAAAAACAGGGAAGGTGCAAGAATTTCGTCATATTCGGGGCGCGCGCGCCGATCCTTTTGCTTGCCCTGACCTGCGGTTTATGTGAAAGACACGGGCAAAGGATAAGCGGATGCTGGCCCTTTCCCGGGGCGGTTGCGCGCGCATTGCACGAGACAAGGGATAGAGATGAATATCACCAAGACCTTTGGGAAGCTGTGGTTGGGCGGCATTACCGCTGTTGCAGGCATGGTGAGCGGGGCTGCGGCCTTTGCGCAGAACATGTACGACGAGGTTCTGCCCGCAGACCTGCCCGTTATCGGCCGTCCGGTGCCCAATGGCATCAACTTCCAGCCTGCCGCGACTGAGCTGGCGCGTGATATCCACTTCCTGGATAACATGCTGCTGGTCATCATTTTCGCGATCAGCATCTTTGTGCTGGCGCTGCTGGCGATCATCATTTTCCGCTTTAACGAAAAGCGGAATCCGAAAGCCTCGCAGTTCACCCATAACACGCCGCTGGAAATCGTCTGGACGATTGTTCCGGTTGTGATTCTGGTCTTCATCGGTGCGTTCTCGCTGCCGGTGCTGTTCAAACAGCAAGAGTTCCCCGAGGGTGACATCGTCATCAACGTCGAGGGTCGTAGCTGGTACTGGAACTACACCTACCCGAACGACGGCATCATGCTGGACGGCTATATGCTGGATCAGTCGGACCTGGAATATTACGGCTATACCGAAGACGATTACCTGCTGGCGACCGATACCGCCATGGTCATCCCGTCGGGCCGCAAGATCCTGCTGCAAGTCACCGGCGGTGACGTGATCCACTCGTGGACGATCCCGGCCTTTGGCGTCAAGCAAGATGCGGTTCCTGGCCGTGTTGGCCTGATCTGGTTCGAAGTCGATCCGGGCATGGAAGGCATCTACTTTGGTCAATGTTCGGAACTGTGCGGCAAAGACCACGCCTACATGCCGATCACCGTCAAAGTCGTGACGCCCGAAGTCTATGAAGAGTGGCTGGTTGCAGCCGCCGACGAGTATCCGGCCTACTAATCAGGCCCGCTGGCATCGCCAACGCCATCACATCCCGGCCATTACTGGCCGGGATAAATTTCAAGTCCGGGGTGCGTCCCGGAGTTTGGCGGATGTGGCGATCCGCTAAAAGATGAGGAACCGCCATGAGCGACAGCAGCATCCAACCGGGCGTCAGGACAGAACCTGGCGAGGCAGGGTTCGGCGATTATTTTACGCTGCTCAAACCCCGTGTCATGCCGCTTTCGATC
It encodes:
- the coxB gene encoding cytochrome c oxidase subunit II, which codes for MNITKTFGKLWLGGITAVAGMVSGAAAFAQNMYDEVLPADLPVIGRPVPNGINFQPAATELARDIHFLDNMLLVIIFAISIFVLALLAIIIFRFNEKRNPKASQFTHNTPLEIVWTIVPVVILVFIGAFSLPVLFKQQEFPEGDIVINVEGRSWYWNYTYPNDGIMLDGYMLDQSDLEYYGYTEDDYLLATDTAMVIPSGRKILLQVTGGDVIHSWTIPAFGVKQDAVPGRVGLIWFEVDPGMEGIYFGQCSELCGKDHAYMPITVKVVTPEVYEEWLVAAADEYPAY
- the xseA gene encoding exodeoxyribonuclease VII large subunit, giving the protein MELFEDEKPKDNAPEFSVSELSGAVKRMVEGEFAHVRVRGELGRISRPSSGHIYLDLKDDRSVLAAVVWKGQAARLSARPEEGLEVIATGRLTTFPGQSKYQMIIEDIAPAGAGALMARLEKLKAQLGEEGLFDPARKKPIPFLPEVIGVITSPSGAVIRDILHRLRDRFPRKVIVWPVAVQGQAAAGEVARAIAGFNALTPGGAMPRPDLLIVARGGGSVEDLWAFNEEVVVRAAAASDIPLISAVGHETDTTLIDYAADRRAPTPTAAAEMAVPVRMDLFAQMQSLEARQSRAMQQVLTRRGQRLSDLSRALPRADALLAGQAQRLDFAAQRLDAALQTGIDARALRLARNALTPSVLRTRINNDLRTIDVLATRASAATERLMRQKEQAVENIDRLRETLGYAATLKRGFAVVRADGHVATSTAALEAATSVEVELTDGRVRIR
- the tldD gene encoding metalloprotease TldD; translation: MTDTTFRPFDESLDRDVALAQLRAAVAGADDGELFMERRHSEAMAIDDGTLKTASYDASEGFGLRAVNGETTGYSHSTEISEAAVKRAVSTARLAVGAGGGTLADAPAHTNQRLYTDIDPLESATFPAKVELLRAIDAYARGLDPRVVQVSASVSAGLQQVVILRPEGGEYTDFRPLSRLNISVTVERDGRRETGGTGAGGRFGLEGLMDPKHWQTAAREALRIATVNLDAVPAPAGVMDVVLGPGWPGILLHEAIGHGLEGDFNRKGSSAFAGLMGQRIAAPGVTVLDDGTMPDRRGSLNFDDEGTPSARNVLIEDGILVGYMQDRQNARLMGVKPTGNGRRESFAHTPMPRMTNTYMLAGNAAPESLVAELKDGIYAVGFGGGQVDITSGKFVFSCTEAYRVRNGVVGEPVKGATLIGDGATALQHIRGIGNDLQLDPGIGNCGKAGQWVPVGVGQPSLLIGGLTVGGAGK